The following proteins come from a genomic window of Varunaivibrio sulfuroxidans:
- the coaE gene encoding dephospho-CoA kinase (Dephospho-CoA kinase (CoaE) performs the final step in coenzyme A biosynthesis.), giving the protein MFVLGLTGSIGMGKSTAAHHFRRLGIPVFDADRTVARLMAKGGRAVMPIAALFPSAIRGGAVDHAALAKRVFEDHAALRRLEEVLHPMVDEERRVFLQKWRRQRRPLVVLDIPLLYEIGGERLCDGVAVVSAPLPVQRRRVLARPNMTEHRFRAILARQISDREKRRRADFIIPTGLSRAHGFRAVRRIVRDIVFCVK; this is encoded by the coding sequence ATGTTTGTGCTCGGCTTGACCGGATCGATCGGAATGGGAAAATCCACGGCGGCGCACCATTTTCGCCGTCTTGGGATTCCCGTTTTCGATGCCGATCGCACGGTGGCGCGGTTGATGGCCAAGGGGGGACGGGCGGTAATGCCGATCGCCGCGCTTTTTCCGTCCGCAATACGTGGCGGCGCGGTCGATCACGCCGCCTTGGCGAAGCGGGTTTTTGAGGACCACGCCGCCCTGAGACGCCTGGAAGAGGTTCTTCATCCCATGGTGGATGAGGAGAGGCGGGTTTTTCTTCAAAAATGGCGACGCCAGAGACGGCCGCTGGTGGTTCTCGATATCCCTCTTTTATATGAAATCGGAGGAGAGCGCCTTTGCGACGGTGTCGCCGTGGTTAGTGCGCCCCTTCCCGTTCAGCGCCGCCGGGTGCTCGCGCGTCCGAACATGACCGAACATCGTTTTCGGGCTATTTTAGCCCGGCAAATATCCGACCGAGAAAAAAGGCGTCGGGCGGATTTCATAATCCCCACCGGATTATCACGCGCCCACGGATTTCGCGCGGTGCGGCGCATTGTCCGGGACATCGTTTTCTGCGTGAAATGA